The Natronoglycomyces albus genome has a segment encoding these proteins:
- a CDS encoding sulfite exporter TauE/SafE family protein: MIDLPILVLLGAFFVLLVASVIRTTAGFGFSLVAVPPMALLIDPVTAVIVAAIMAAPLSLWIAYKDFSHVDRRLAGLILGFGIAGVPFGVWILKVLAAEILMVVIAIVVLLGTFLVWRRVTIPGGHKAVAAVGFFSGASFASTGIDGPPMVAALQGMNLEPRVQRATLALAFAGTGLAALTGFAVSGQLTQTIGETLLMGIPALFLGIFVGERLFRQLNAATFRQVVLTLLVISSISVITRATVLA, from the coding sequence ATGATTGACCTTCCGATCCTGGTGCTGCTTGGCGCCTTCTTTGTCCTCCTTGTCGCCTCGGTGATCCGCACGACCGCCGGCTTCGGTTTCTCACTAGTGGCAGTACCACCCATGGCGCTACTCATTGATCCGGTCACCGCGGTCATCGTGGCAGCGATCATGGCCGCACCTTTGAGCCTGTGGATCGCCTACAAAGACTTCTCGCATGTGGATCGCCGCCTGGCAGGACTCATCCTCGGTTTCGGCATAGCCGGTGTGCCCTTCGGGGTCTGGATTCTCAAAGTCTTGGCGGCCGAAATCCTCATGGTCGTCATCGCCATAGTCGTCCTGCTGGGAACATTCTTGGTATGGCGGCGAGTTACCATCCCCGGAGGCCACAAAGCCGTCGCGGCGGTCGGCTTCTTTTCCGGCGCTTCCTTCGCCTCCACTGGCATCGATGGCCCGCCGATGGTAGCCGCGTTGCAGGGAATGAACCTGGAACCCCGTGTGCAGAGGGCGACCCTGGCATTGGCATTTGCGGGAACTGGGCTGGCAGCCCTCACTGGGTTCGCGGTCTCGGGCCAATTGACACAAACAATCGGTGAAACTCTTCTGATGGGCATTCCCGCCCTGTTCCTGGGAATATTTGTCGGCGAACGACTCTTCCGACAGCTCAATGCCGCAACATTCCGACAAGTTGTGCTGACTCTCTTGGTGATCAGCTCGATTTCCGTCATAACCCGCGCCACAGTACTGGCCTAG
- the rarD gene encoding EamA family transporter RarD, producing MNHSRIGYVYGVLAYVLWGLFPVYWKLLAPASALEILAHRVLWSTVFTALILVALRQFAQLKKLKGQNRKIIGISVAAVLISINWGVYIYGVHIDRVVETALGYFINPLFFVLAGLLFFKEKLRPIQWVAVGLGGMAVLILTYDYGRPPWIALILASCFAAYGAVKKRIGFPAAQGLFIESAAATVPALFFLVWLTSVGEDTFTSLGWGHALLLASGGVATAVPLLFFAGAANRIPMVAIGLLQYIAPTLHFLTGVFLFNEPMTAISWMGFSLVWLALLIFSTEAIHHTRRNRHTPMSRPETDEPTAVELTANR from the coding sequence AGCTGCTCGCCCCGGCGTCGGCCCTGGAAATTCTCGCCCACCGAGTCCTGTGGTCCACAGTATTCACCGCGCTCATCCTCGTCGCGCTGCGGCAATTCGCCCAGCTGAAGAAGCTCAAGGGCCAAAACCGCAAGATCATCGGCATCTCCGTGGCCGCTGTCCTCATCTCGATCAACTGGGGCGTATACATCTATGGAGTCCACATTGATCGCGTCGTCGAAACCGCGCTGGGCTACTTCATCAACCCGTTGTTCTTTGTCCTGGCTGGGCTGTTGTTCTTCAAAGAAAAGCTGCGTCCCATCCAATGGGTAGCCGTTGGGCTAGGCGGCATGGCCGTTCTCATCTTGACCTACGACTATGGACGACCTCCGTGGATCGCGCTCATCCTCGCCAGTTGCTTCGCCGCTTATGGCGCCGTCAAAAAACGAATTGGCTTCCCCGCCGCCCAAGGGCTCTTCATCGAATCCGCCGCGGCGACCGTCCCCGCCCTGTTCTTTCTCGTATGGCTGACCTCGGTCGGCGAAGACACCTTCACCAGCCTCGGCTGGGGACATGCCCTACTCTTGGCCAGCGGCGGAGTGGCAACGGCGGTACCCCTCCTGTTCTTCGCCGGAGCCGCCAACCGCATCCCCATGGTGGCCATCGGCCTTTTGCAATACATCGCGCCGACCCTCCACTTTCTCACCGGAGTGTTCCTCTTCAACGAACCAATGACCGCGATCTCCTGGATGGGGTTCAGCCTCGTGTGGCTGGCGCTGCTCATATTCAGCACCGAAGCCATTCACCACACACGACGCAATCGCCATACCCCAATGTCTCGCCCGGAGACCGATGAACCAACTGCCGTGGAATTGACTGCCAACCGATGA